A stretch of Acidobacteriota bacterium DNA encodes these proteins:
- a CDS encoding RNA polymerase sigma factor — translation MPAAGDVAIPLDQDSVDEARLVAAALAGSQTAFERIVVRYQRPVLSLLVRLTGDRALAEELAQDTFVKAFRSLSAFDTSRRLSSWLFRIAHNAGIDALRRASAAHNKPTSRTAAEALPPDLPAPPQADPVESRALGDAIQRAFSRLRPGQRSALVLRYEEGLPFEDIARILGIAEATARSHVHRARRQLAQMLTEAGWNPADGLQRAAPTLRKPV, via the coding sequence ATGCCCGCCGCGGGCGACGTCGCCATTCCCCTCGACCAGGACAGCGTGGACGAGGCGCGTCTCGTCGCCGCCGCGCTGGCCGGCTCGCAGACGGCCTTCGAACGCATCGTCGTCCGCTACCAGCGGCCGGTGCTGAGCCTCCTCGTGCGCCTGACGGGCGATCGGGCCCTGGCCGAGGAGCTCGCCCAGGACACCTTCGTCAAGGCGTTCCGCAGTCTGTCGGCGTTCGACACCTCGCGTCGCCTCTCGAGCTGGCTCTTTCGCATCGCCCACAACGCCGGTATCGATGCGCTCCGACGGGCCAGCGCGGCCCACAACAAGCCGACGTCCCGGACCGCAGCCGAAGCGCTGCCGCCCGACCTGCCGGCGCCTCCTCAGGCCGACCCGGTCGAGAGCCGCGCCCTCGGTGACGCGATCCAGCGGGCGTTCTCCCGCCTCCGGCCCGGCCAGCGTTCGGCCCTCGTGCTGCGCTACGAGGAGGGCCTGCCATTTGAGGACATCGCCCGGATTCTCGGCATCGCCGAGGCGACCGCGAGGAGCCACGTCCACCGCGCCCGCAGGCAGCTCGCGCAGATGCTGACCGAGGCAGGGTGGAACCCGGCCGACGGCCTGCAACGCGCGGCGCCGACCCTGCGTAAGCCTGTGTGA